The following are encoded in a window of Nibricoccus aquaticus genomic DNA:
- a CDS encoding chitobiase/beta-hexosaminidase C-terminal domain-containing protein has translation MTYRYASYFWTCLRHVLLTALASAFITTLPAAVYQETFNYPDGTIIVNTDVPDGVGVGGWHRQSGSSGGNGSKITVNQGAVSFGGINGQDIYLPLGSAGTINYPFPIAASSPGPIYFGFDFSITSASAAGESFFGLAANSSSVRAGIRAKSADAGYVLGYGGTAIVWSTQVLSFGTPYRAVLRYDVVAGTVNNPGTLYVFPVNLAGVDKATEGNNAAVISGHVAGTDWDTGIPGPLLNQVSTSPVVSGFTRLFIADNFSDAVGSVGPTEGISEDFALSAGNFTPVSGGTWTVNEGRYVLSAPASASPGFLGNLSVHNTAIQSDFSLSTVMRITGTGALWNDAAVVFHYQDSNNFYYVSLNESNDDNTKGILKVQGGVVTQLADITAVVASDTDYRLKIERTGSLIVVFLDDVEIASADDASFGFGKVGYGTNNDGASYDDLSVIGTLLGQAQVSAPAFTPEGGTYFTAQSVSISTATSDVSIRYTDDDTDPTPTTGTIYAGPIAVSSDKTLKAIAYKTGMSPSVVANASYTFLVAPVANPEFSPAGGTFTSAQTVTLSSATEGASIRYTTDGSQPSPTMGELYTAPIAVSSTTTLKAISYKTGVPDSDVVSATYRIGNLSLGSFGPNGTHWPDMLPTPFLYDTTVPHVIDVACTWTAIRDAITALTPAQVSAGVLIRVAPGDLPGNGSGSTSTPVLQNLGSTAWTKRITVAPRDGYGTVTIGISGSVGARIHNVNNVCFAGFVAYSLRPSACVNSAIAWTKITNWLGASASTNMASSNMEFVEVVLPEYSVRDVDSAQAASSTNGALSNFKFIGCYIAPRYRSNGSAHTDTFQFFGSSGYSNMKFKDSVIFASSNCAIQTGDLDGLEIDHCYIAAEAPALHRYPFPQGYTPPNPLDVTKTFNGGGGNFRVYDSILIGRMPYAASPWTMVVNTRITEPVSLALGATGAWTVDPTLLTTTPEDFGVPLPTDDYLLSIWSPSAALTAYEQWKVDQGLSAETLDTDTPADDGVPLLLKYATLGSVTISDPSPVVLDSDSAQLSLVFIHRVPAPVTYRVETSENLTTWQTLATLPAGETVWQGASTVTGTPIDAQSAQASVLLPASDSRGFFRLAVVLGDTTVRSQPSGYVSHSLPAGASSAYLGQPLLAPALYLGTVKNVSAGQVTMAGTPFVPGAFAASPHWLRVLTGAQAGRHALITANGNNTLTVDLSDGAAEVVALDTAGWTLAPGDQIEVAPADTLASFFNDLVVPGSSLFTADTVGLWNGTRWVSYYRSTTQNAWIGQLTGMVAQDNVVLPPQGAWVLTRRAGRPAFTLQLTGVVPESKQLLRVKGGATTMTSGRFPVPQPLSAYAFEGPGAWTSGLTVQQADNVGLWDGVRWVYYWRTTAGTWLKQDDASATDYSTLEIAPARAVSVVRRNAAAGPAVFLSQPQPYTDPRQ, from the coding sequence ATGACGTATCGTTACGCATCTTACTTCTGGACCTGCCTCAGGCATGTCCTGCTTACCGCGCTTGCGAGCGCTTTTATCACGACACTTCCCGCCGCCGTTTACCAGGAGACTTTCAACTATCCAGACGGTACTATTATAGTAAATACGGATGTGCCTGATGGCGTCGGCGTGGGCGGCTGGCATCGCCAGTCCGGCTCGAGTGGCGGCAATGGCAGCAAGATCACCGTGAATCAGGGGGCCGTCTCCTTTGGCGGCATTAACGGGCAGGATATCTATCTGCCGCTTGGCAGCGCCGGGACGATCAACTATCCGTTTCCAATCGCAGCCAGCAGTCCCGGACCGATTTATTTTGGCTTCGATTTCAGCATCACTTCGGCGAGTGCCGCTGGGGAATCTTTCTTCGGCCTGGCCGCCAACTCTTCGAGCGTGCGCGCGGGAATTCGCGCGAAGTCGGCGGACGCAGGTTATGTGCTCGGTTATGGCGGAACGGCCATCGTCTGGAGCACGCAGGTCCTGAGTTTCGGCACCCCTTATCGGGCGGTGCTGCGCTACGATGTCGTGGCGGGAACGGTCAACAACCCGGGCACTTTATATGTTTTCCCTGTGAATCTCGCCGGCGTGGACAAGGCCACCGAAGGCAATAACGCCGCGGTGATCTCGGGACATGTGGCAGGCACGGACTGGGACACAGGAATTCCCGGACCACTGCTGAATCAGGTCAGCACATCGCCTGTTGTATCTGGTTTTACCCGACTCTTTATCGCGGACAATTTTAGCGACGCAGTCGGCAGCGTTGGACCGACGGAGGGCATCTCCGAGGACTTTGCCTTGTCCGCGGGTAATTTCACACCGGTCTCCGGGGGTACCTGGACGGTGAACGAGGGGCGTTACGTTCTCTCCGCTCCGGCGAGCGCCAGCCCCGGATTCCTGGGCAATCTCAGCGTGCATAACACCGCAATCCAGAGTGATTTTTCTCTAAGCACGGTGATGCGCATCACCGGGACCGGTGCGCTTTGGAACGACGCCGCCGTGGTCTTCCACTATCAAGACTCCAACAACTTCTATTACGTTTCGCTCAACGAAAGTAATGACGACAACACGAAGGGCATCCTGAAGGTCCAGGGCGGCGTCGTGACGCAGCTCGCCGATATCACGGCCGTGGTGGCGAGCGATACCGACTATCGGTTGAAGATCGAGCGCACGGGTTCGTTGATCGTCGTGTTTCTTGACGACGTCGAGATCGCCTCGGCGGACGACGCATCCTTCGGCTTCGGTAAAGTCGGCTATGGGACAAATAATGACGGCGCGAGCTACGACGATCTTAGCGTAATCGGAACGCTTCTCGGGCAGGCTCAGGTATCGGCGCCTGCATTCACTCCGGAGGGCGGCACTTATTTTACCGCCCAATCGGTCTCTATTTCTACTGCGACCTCGGATGTGAGTATCCGCTACACGGATGACGACACGGACCCAACTCCAACCACCGGTACGATCTATGCCGGGCCGATCGCGGTGAGCAGCGACAAAACCCTGAAGGCGATCGCTTACAAAACGGGCATGTCTCCTAGCGTGGTCGCCAATGCTTCGTACACCTTCCTCGTGGCTCCCGTGGCGAATCCCGAGTTCAGCCCAGCCGGAGGGACGTTCACCTCTGCCCAGACCGTCACGCTCTCCTCGGCGACTGAGGGCGCATCGATCCGCTACACGACGGATGGATCGCAGCCATCGCCGACCATGGGCGAACTCTACACCGCTCCCATCGCGGTCAGCAGCACGACCACCTTGAAAGCGATCTCCTACAAAACTGGCGTACCTGACAGCGATGTGGTCAGTGCCACCTATCGGATCGGGAATCTCTCGCTCGGATCCTTCGGTCCCAACGGCACGCACTGGCCGGATATGCTGCCCACTCCCTTCCTGTACGACACCACGGTGCCGCATGTGATCGATGTAGCGTGCACATGGACCGCCATTCGCGACGCGATTACGGCGCTCACACCCGCGCAGGTTTCAGCCGGAGTGCTGATCCGCGTCGCTCCCGGCGATCTTCCCGGCAACGGCTCGGGCTCGACCTCTACTCCCGTGCTTCAGAACCTCGGCTCCACCGCCTGGACGAAACGCATTACCGTCGCCCCCCGCGATGGCTACGGCACCGTCACCATCGGCATCAGCGGCAGCGTCGGCGCACGTATCCACAATGTTAACAACGTGTGCTTCGCTGGCTTCGTCGCCTACTCGCTGCGCCCCAGCGCCTGCGTCAACTCCGCCATCGCCTGGACCAAGATCACCAACTGGCTAGGCGCTTCCGCCTCCACCAACATGGCCAGCTCCAACATGGAGTTCGTCGAAGTGGTGCTGCCCGAATATTCGGTGCGCGACGTCGACAGCGCCCAAGCCGCCTCCAGCACCAACGGCGCGCTCTCGAACTTCAAGTTCATCGGTTGCTACATCGCCCCGCGCTATCGCTCGAACGGCAGCGCCCATACGGACACGTTCCAGTTCTTCGGGTCCTCGGGCTACTCCAACATGAAGTTCAAAGACTCCGTGATCTTCGCGAGCAGCAACTGCGCGATCCAGACCGGGGACTTGGACGGACTGGAGATCGATCACTGCTATATCGCGGCGGAAGCCCCGGCGCTGCACCGCTATCCGTTTCCTCAAGGCTACACGCCTCCTAACCCGCTGGATGTCACCAAGACTTTCAACGGTGGCGGTGGTAACTTCAGGGTCTACGATTCGATCCTGATCGGCCGCATGCCTTATGCGGCTTCACCATGGACGATGGTGGTCAACACCCGCATCACGGAACCGGTATCGCTCGCACTAGGGGCGACCGGAGCCTGGACGGTTGATCCGACTCTTCTCACAACCACACCAGAAGACTTCGGCGTGCCGTTGCCTACGGACGATTACCTGCTCTCGATCTGGAGTCCGTCGGCCGCTCTGACCGCTTACGAGCAATGGAAAGTTGATCAGGGTCTGAGTGCTGAAACTCTGGACACAGATACACCAGCAGATGACGGCGTGCCGTTGCTACTGAAGTATGCGACGCTCGGTTCCGTAACCATCTCCGACCCCTCTCCGGTGGTCCTCGACTCCGACAGCGCCCAGCTCTCGCTGGTATTCATACACCGCGTTCCTGCGCCGGTCACCTACCGCGTGGAAACCTCCGAGAATCTGACGACATGGCAGACACTGGCCACGCTGCCTGCGGGAGAAACCGTGTGGCAAGGTGCGTCAACCGTCACGGGCACACCGATCGATGCCCAATCGGCGCAAGCGTCTGTACTGCTGCCAGCATCCGATTCACGTGGATTCTTCCGGCTCGCGGTAGTCCTCGGCGACACCACGGTGCGCAGCCAGCCTTCGGGTTATGTTTCGCATAGCCTGCCGGCCGGCGCATCGAGCGCTTATCTCGGCCAGCCATTGCTGGCACCGGCGCTTTACCTTGGCACGGTGAAGAATGTCAGTGCGGGACAAGTGACTATGGCGGGAACGCCGTTTGTGCCGGGAGCGTTTGCCGCCAGTCCGCATTGGCTGCGTGTGCTCACCGGCGCGCAGGCAGGACGCCACGCCCTGATCACCGCCAACGGCAACAACACGCTGACAGTGGATCTGTCGGATGGAGCGGCCGAGGTGGTCGCATTGGATACAGCCGGCTGGACGCTGGCGCCCGGAGATCAAATCGAAGTTGCCCCGGCCGATACGCTCGCGTCGTTCTTCAACGATCTGGTCGTTCCCGGCAGCTCGTTGTTCACCGCCGACACCGTCGGTCTATGGAACGGCACCCGCTGGGTCTCTTACTATCGTTCCACCACGCAGAATGCCTGGATCGGACAGCTTACGGGCATGGTCGCTCAGGATAACGTCGTGCTTCCTCCGCAAGGCGCGTGGGTGCTGACACGTCGTGCAGGCCGTCCCGCCTTCACGCTGCAACTCACGGGCGTGGTTCCCGAATCGAAACAACTCCTCCGCGTGAAAGGCGGCGCCACCACGATGACTTCGGGCCGGTTCCCTGTTCCGCAGCCGCTCTCCGCTTATGCCTTCGAAGGTCCGGGAGCGTGGACGTCCGGGCTGACTGTTCAGCAGGCCGATAATGTCGGTCTGTGGGATGGAGTTCGCTGGGTCTATTACTGGCGCACGACTGCCGGTACCTGGCTCAAGCAGGATGATGCTTCGGCTACGGACTATTCCACCCTTGAGATCGCGCCCGCCCGGGCTGTCTCAGTGGTGCGCCGCAACGCGGCCGCCGGTCCCGCAGTATTCCTGTCGCAACCCCAGCCCTACACCGATCCCCGTCAATAA
- a CDS encoding AraC family transcriptional regulator — MPAAIYPRLTAADDETWSDTRYIWDNSRRPLTDYCVVQRTLSGAVRFEMDGQAELAARGQALLFTHDEPSRYGFPAEATVPYRLRFIAFSPGALRPFFDELRSAFGSVVRMRDGGEAARLLDEIIARSHRHDFRDPYQVAEMLGRLLFSLRREQLSDRDPVDPIEYGRHLMDNDAGGRLGLKDIARLTGVSREYFIREYTRRHGCTPGGALRALRLEKARAMILATPLPLTEIAAASGFGSADALRRSFRRHFGENPLALRAPGR, encoded by the coding sequence ATGCCTGCGGCCATCTATCCACGACTCACCGCCGCCGACGACGAAACGTGGAGCGACACGCGTTACATCTGGGACAACTCCCGGCGGCCGCTGACGGATTATTGTGTCGTGCAACGCACTCTTTCCGGCGCTGTGCGCTTTGAAATGGACGGCCAGGCAGAACTCGCAGCCCGCGGCCAGGCGCTCCTTTTCACCCACGATGAACCCTCGCGCTACGGCTTTCCGGCAGAAGCAACGGTTCCCTACCGGCTCCGCTTCATCGCATTCTCTCCCGGAGCACTGCGCCCTTTTTTCGACGAGTTGAGATCGGCGTTTGGATCGGTCGTGCGCATGCGCGACGGCGGAGAGGCCGCCCGCCTGCTCGATGAGATCATCGCGCGAAGCCATCGTCATGATTTTCGCGACCCATACCAAGTTGCGGAGATGCTGGGCCGGCTGCTCTTTTCGCTTCGTCGCGAACAGCTATCCGACCGCGATCCGGTCGACCCGATCGAATATGGCAGGCACCTGATGGACAACGACGCCGGCGGCAGGCTGGGCCTGAAAGACATCGCGCGTCTCACCGGGGTTTCCCGGGAATACTTTATCCGCGAATACACCAGACGCCACGGATGCACTCCCGGCGGAGCGCTGCGCGCGCTCCGGCTCGAAAAGGCCCGCGCCATGATCCTCGCTACTCCCCTGCCCTTGACCGAGATCGCTGCAGCCTCCGGCTTTGGCAGCGCAGATGCCCTGCGACGAAGCTTTCGCCGCCATTTCGGGGAAAACCCGCTCGCTTTGAGAGCACCGGGGCGTTGA
- a CDS encoding alpha-glucosidase/alpha-galactosidase, whose amino-acid sequence MKTKSSPSSTSGKGHAAHTQSSAVSGLPGAISRKIKLAFLGAGSFFTPRLVNDLVRIPGERGGTIALVDIDEKRLRVSARLVRQLLASIGKAHWKLVTSTDRVEVLKDSDYVVNCIEVSGLECVRWDNDIPLKYGVDQCIGDTIGPGGLFKALRTIPVWLKVLKDCERLCPDALVLNYTNPMAMLCTAAARTSSMKVVGLCHSVQHTSDQLARYAGVPVTELEWECAGINHLAWFTRLTHAGRDLYPDLKARFARDVEKALADHAAGNGPSDSEYEPVPLDRDIVRKDMCLRFGAFITESSGHLSEYLPYYRKSAAGRAYLRRGYDGGSRFYATHWPTWRANADRDRNKILRGELAMDWPRSWEYASWIIEAKEKNSPFRIHGNVMNSTDGGGPLIANLPAWGCIEVACLIDANGVQPIRYGALPRQMAAVSASNLSFFDLGAEAAINRSVETAVHALLLDPLTSAVCTPAQIEAMTLELFAAEKAFLPEYR is encoded by the coding sequence ATGAAAACGAAATCATCCCCTTCCTCCACTTCCGGCAAAGGCCATGCAGCGCACACGCAAAGCTCCGCGGTGAGCGGTCTGCCAGGCGCTATTTCACGTAAGATCAAACTGGCTTTTCTCGGCGCGGGGAGCTTCTTCACACCGCGACTTGTGAACGATCTCGTGCGCATTCCGGGCGAGCGCGGCGGGACAATCGCGCTGGTCGATATCGATGAGAAACGCCTGCGCGTATCTGCGAGGCTCGTACGCCAGTTGCTCGCCTCGATCGGGAAAGCTCATTGGAAACTGGTGACCTCGACGGATCGCGTGGAGGTTCTCAAAGACTCCGACTATGTGGTGAACTGCATCGAGGTGAGCGGGCTCGAATGCGTGCGCTGGGACAACGACATCCCGCTCAAGTACGGGGTGGATCAGTGCATCGGTGACACGATCGGACCGGGAGGCCTGTTCAAGGCGCTGCGCACCATCCCAGTCTGGCTGAAAGTGCTGAAGGATTGTGAGCGGCTTTGCCCGGATGCACTCGTGCTCAACTACACGAACCCGATGGCGATGCTGTGCACGGCGGCGGCGAGAACTTCCTCGATGAAGGTCGTGGGCCTTTGCCACAGCGTGCAGCACACGAGTGACCAGCTCGCACGGTATGCGGGCGTTCCTGTGACGGAGCTGGAGTGGGAGTGCGCGGGCATCAATCATCTCGCGTGGTTCACCCGGCTCACTCACGCCGGGCGCGATCTGTATCCAGATCTCAAGGCCCGGTTTGCCCGCGACGTGGAAAAAGCGCTGGCGGATCACGCCGCAGGCAACGGCCCGTCTGATTCCGAATACGAGCCGGTGCCGCTGGATCGCGACATCGTGCGCAAAGACATGTGCCTTCGGTTCGGCGCGTTCATCACGGAGAGCTCCGGGCATTTATCCGAGTACCTGCCGTACTATCGAAAGAGCGCGGCTGGGCGCGCCTATCTGCGCCGTGGCTATGACGGCGGTTCGCGATTTTACGCAACGCACTGGCCGACCTGGCGTGCAAATGCGGATCGCGACCGGAATAAAATCCTGCGCGGTGAACTCGCGATGGACTGGCCGCGTTCGTGGGAGTACGCGTCCTGGATTATCGAGGCGAAGGAGAAGAACTCGCCGTTCCGGATTCATGGAAACGTCATGAATTCCACCGATGGCGGTGGGCCACTCATCGCGAATCTACCGGCGTGGGGTTGTATCGAGGTAGCCTGCCTGATCGATGCCAACGGCGTGCAGCCGATTCGCTACGGTGCGTTGCCACGGCAGATGGCGGCGGTCTCCGCGAGCAATCTCAGTTTCTTCGATCTCGGAGCGGAAGCGGCGATCAACCGGAGCGTGGAAACGGCCGTGCATGCGTTGCTGCTGGACCCGCTCACATCAGCGGTCTGCACGCCGGCTCAGATCGAGGCGATGACGCTTGAGCTCTTTGCTGCGGAGAAAGCGTTTCTACCTGAGTACCGATGA
- a CDS encoding TonB-dependent receptor gives MHTPRLHLSSPARSSVRRFDLLLWLLFALPVALFAQATGTITGQVFKPGTGEFVRSAEVRISGTNQVTDTDREGSYVFTGVPAGDVTVEVSFTGYETAKTTVTVVAGQTVTRDVSLYTAEQRTMGDAGEVIELEAFIISAEVEGQAKATQNQRRSMTIGDHVSSDEFGDVVEGNIGEFLKHLPGVDLEYVQFDARGPRMRGLDPQYVGVTMDGVKLASADAFNATVGTDNAGADGSRAFGFESISLSSVDSVEVYKNLSADLDADAPAGTINLRSKRAFDRSGRRISYTASLSANSEEFQFERTSGPGDYKHHKALPSVSLEYSDIFLNKRLGIILTYNRSSLYNEFQQYSMTTVNRTATVADPRVAVPQTITFTDGPKLTDRETFGFRVDYKLSPRLSFGVNTTFAKYHATWDNRQFRFVTSTNNNATSRATVVGSDPMVSFTSSAANSSLTLTGDGADKFTDTTSIMPSFDWKPTNTLTVEGRFGWSKSDNEYRAISEGKARSTVVDALSGIQYTANRTSIGSADWTFNQVAGADWGVVTNYKNPRITDEGRNDSNEVYSGGLDITWKRPIMGLPTFFKAGIKSREDYRKFADRRSWYTWRYDGPGGGATGNFPANTLTGDSIDMSALDIDFNSLSNLPPAFPGRSYAADLYRSNPELFTQTGATPANHYAAFIGNNRNVYERVDAAYVLANTRINRLQIQAGVRFEKTTDVIQQPTQRTRAEMVAGGYTLDATGRATTIPGLQYQFRSLPDLEKETSYDHVFLSSALKYTITDNLIAQVGMHQAINRPPLTVIAGVTTFNEQSLIISAPNPGLLPEESNNYSAKLAYYLPKSGTLSAGVFQIDIDNLRVDFDRPPGTWFDEFPEIDPVTYGAYTVRSTVNSENSRRFRGVELEYRQGLYFLPKPFLGSNVYANYTRAYADVRRGGMAPHQINAGATFRYKRLSLGGNAIWTSDTPWTNTANSVRFRDERIRTDVNASFVINKWATLVLAGRDVGNVGQSLIEKRAGRSDELVQKDLYGALWTFSVKGSF, from the coding sequence ATGCATACCCCCCGACTCCACCTCAGTTCTCCGGCCCGTTCATCGGTGCGCCGTTTCGATCTTCTTTTGTGGTTATTGTTCGCCCTGCCGGTCGCGCTATTCGCGCAGGCCACGGGCACCATCACCGGTCAGGTATTCAAGCCTGGCACCGGAGAATTTGTTCGTTCAGCCGAAGTGCGGATCTCTGGAACGAACCAGGTCACTGATACGGATCGTGAAGGCTCCTATGTCTTCACCGGCGTACCGGCAGGCGACGTGACCGTGGAGGTTTCCTTCACCGGTTATGAAACAGCCAAGACGACCGTAACGGTCGTCGCAGGCCAGACCGTCACGCGTGATGTCAGCCTCTATACTGCTGAACAGCGCACGATGGGAGATGCTGGCGAGGTCATCGAACTGGAGGCCTTTATCATTTCTGCCGAAGTGGAAGGGCAGGCGAAGGCTACCCAGAATCAGCGCCGCTCGATGACGATCGGCGATCACGTCTCCTCGGACGAGTTTGGCGATGTGGTCGAAGGTAATATCGGTGAGTTTCTCAAGCACCTTCCCGGTGTCGATCTCGAGTATGTGCAGTTCGACGCGCGTGGTCCTCGTATGCGTGGTCTCGATCCGCAGTACGTCGGTGTCACGATGGATGGCGTGAAACTCGCCAGTGCGGATGCCTTCAACGCAACCGTGGGCACAGATAACGCGGGTGCCGATGGCAGCCGCGCCTTTGGTTTTGAGTCTATCTCCCTTTCGAGTGTCGATTCCGTGGAGGTCTATAAAAACCTCAGCGCTGACCTTGATGCGGATGCGCCGGCGGGCACTATCAATCTCCGCTCGAAGCGTGCTTTTGATCGTTCGGGTCGGCGGATAAGCTACACAGCCTCCCTCTCGGCCAATTCCGAGGAGTTCCAGTTCGAGCGCACTTCGGGCCCTGGCGATTATAAGCATCACAAGGCGCTGCCCTCCGTTTCACTGGAGTACTCGGACATCTTCCTCAACAAGCGGCTCGGCATCATCCTGACCTATAACCGCTCGAGCCTCTACAACGAGTTTCAGCAGTACTCGATGACGACGGTGAATCGCACGGCCACCGTAGCTGATCCCCGTGTGGCGGTCCCGCAGACCATCACCTTCACGGACGGTCCCAAGCTCACAGACCGCGAGACTTTCGGCTTTCGCGTCGACTACAAACTCTCACCCCGCCTCTCGTTCGGCGTGAACACCACGTTCGCGAAATACCACGCTACTTGGGATAACCGTCAGTTCCGTTTCGTGACTTCGACCAACAACAACGCAACCTCACGCGCCACAGTTGTCGGTTCCGACCCGATGGTGAGCTTCACTTCCAGTGCTGCTAACTCTTCACTCACGCTCACCGGCGACGGTGCCGACAAGTTCACAGACACGACCAGCATCATGCCGAGCTTCGATTGGAAGCCGACCAACACACTGACCGTCGAAGGGCGTTTTGGCTGGTCGAAATCCGACAACGAGTATCGCGCGATTTCGGAAGGCAAAGCGCGCAGCACAGTCGTCGATGCGCTGTCGGGCATTCAATACACCGCGAACCGTACATCCATCGGTTCTGCTGACTGGACCTTCAATCAGGTAGCTGGAGCTGATTGGGGCGTAGTCACGAACTATAAGAACCCGCGGATCACCGATGAAGGCCGCAACGACTCCAATGAAGTTTATAGCGGTGGTCTCGACATCACCTGGAAGCGCCCGATCATGGGGCTGCCCACTTTCTTTAAGGCGGGCATCAAGAGCCGCGAAGACTATCGCAAGTTTGCGGATCGGCGGAGCTGGTACACTTGGCGGTACGATGGTCCCGGCGGTGGCGCCACGGGTAACTTCCCTGCGAATACGCTTACCGGCGATTCGATCGACATGAGCGCACTGGACATCGATTTCAATTCGCTGAGCAACCTGCCCCCCGCATTCCCCGGTCGTAGCTATGCCGCCGATCTCTACCGCTCGAATCCTGAGCTGTTCACCCAGACGGGAGCGACCCCTGCGAATCACTATGCGGCCTTCATCGGCAACAATCGTAACGTGTATGAACGTGTCGATGCGGCCTATGTGCTCGCCAACACGCGCATTAACCGACTCCAGATCCAAGCTGGTGTCCGCTTCGAGAAAACCACCGATGTGATCCAGCAGCCCACGCAGCGCACACGCGCTGAGATGGTTGCGGGCGGTTACACTCTCGATGCAACTGGTCGCGCGACCACGATCCCCGGCTTGCAATATCAATTCCGGTCACTCCCTGATCTGGAGAAGGAGACTTCCTACGATCATGTTTTCCTCAGCTCCGCGCTTAAATACACGATCACCGATAACTTGATCGCTCAAGTGGGTATGCATCAGGCGATCAACCGTCCGCCGCTGACCGTCATCGCCGGTGTCACGACCTTCAACGAGCAATCGCTGATCATCTCCGCTCCAAATCCCGGTCTTCTCCCCGAAGAGTCCAATAACTACTCGGCTAAACTGGCGTACTATCTTCCCAAGTCCGGCACGCTTTCAGCAGGTGTTTTCCAAATCGACATCGATAATCTCCGCGTCGACTTTGATCGTCCGCCTGGCACGTGGTTTGACGAATTCCCCGAGATCGACCCCGTGACTTATGGCGCGTACACCGTCCGGTCCACGGTCAACAGCGAGAACTCCCGTCGTTTCCGCGGCGTGGAGCTGGAATACCGCCAGGGCCTCTATTTTCTGCCCAAGCCCTTTCTCGGCTCCAACGTCTACGCCAACTATACCCGCGCCTATGCTGACGTCCGGCGCGGTGGCATGGCTCCGCACCAGATCAATGCAGGTGCGACCTTCCGCTACAAACGGCTCTCACTCGGTGGCAACGCCATCTGGACTTCTGACACACCCTGGACGAACACAGCCAATTCGGTGCGTTTCCGCGACGAACGCATCCGTACCGATGTGAATGCCAGTTTTGTCATCAATAAGTGGGCGACGCTCGTGCTCGCGGGACGCGATGTCGGCAACGTCGGCCAGAGTCTCATCGAGAAGCGCGCAGGCCGGTCAGACGAACTCGTTCAAAAAGATCTGTACGGTGCGCTTTGGACGTTCTCGGTCAAGGGCAGCTTCTAA